Proteins from a single region of Calonectris borealis chromosome 14, bCalBor7.hap1.2, whole genome shotgun sequence:
- the TNNT3 gene encoding troponin T, fast skeletal muscle isoform X4 produces MSDTEEVEQGEEEYEEEEEVQEEVHEPEEKPRIKLTAPKIPEGEKVDFDDIQKKRQNKDLIELQALIDSHFEARRKEEEELVALKERIEKRRAERAEQQRIRAEKEKERQARLAEEKARREEEDAKRKAEDDLKKKKALSSMGATYSSYLAKADQKRGKKQTARETKKKVLAERRKPLNIDHLNEDKLRDKAKELWDWLYQLETEKYDFTEQIKRKKYEIVTLRNRIDQAQKHSKKAGAKGKVGGRWK; encoded by the exons AAGAGGTTCAAGAAGAAG TTCATGAGCCAG AGGAGAAGCCCAGAATAAA ACTAACTGCTCCTAAAATACCGGAGGGTGAGAAAGTAGATTTTGAT GACatccaaaagaaaaggcagaacaaagaTCTGATTGAACTGCAGGCCTTGATTGACAGCCACTTTGAAgccaggagaaaggaagaggaagagctggTTGCCCTCAAGGAGAGGATT GAGAAGCGCAGAGCTGAAAGAGCAGAGCAACAGAGAATCCGGgctgagaaggagaaagagcGTCAGGCAAGGCTTGCG GAGGAAAAGGCACGGAGAGAGGAAGAAGATGCCAAGAGAAAAGCTGAGGATGATCTCAAGAAGAAGAAGGCTCTGTCCTCCATGGGTGCCACATACAGCAGCTATCTGGCTAAG GCTGAtcagaagagagggaagaagcaaACAGCTAGAGAGACGAAGAAGAAGGTCCTGGCAGAGAGGCGCAAGCCCTTGAACATCGACCACCTTAATGAAGACAAGCTGAG GGACAAGGCTAAGGAACTGTGGGACTGGTTATACCAACTGGAGACTGAAAAGTATGACTTTACAGAGCagatcaagaggaaaaaatacgAG ATTGTCACCCTCAGGAACCGGATCGATCAGGCTCAGAAGCA CAGCAAGAAGGCAGGAGCCAAGGGCAAGGTTGGCGGGCGCTGGAAGTAA
- the TNNT3 gene encoding troponin T, fast skeletal muscle isoform X2 codes for MSDTEEVEQGEEEYEEEEEVQEEAEEAPEEEEKPRIKLTAPKIPEGEKVDFDDIQKKRQNKDLIELQALIDSHFEARRKEEEELVALKERIEKRRAERAEQQRIRAEKEKERQARLAEEKARREEEDAKRKAEDDLKKKKALSSMGATYSSYLAKADQKRGKKQTARETKKKVLAERRKPLNIDHLNEDKLRDKAKELWDWLYQLETEKYDFTEQIKRKKYEIVTLRNRIDQAQKHSKKAGAKGKVGGRWK; via the exons AAGAGGTTCAAGAAGAAG CAGAGGAAGCCCCTGAAGAAG AGGAGAAGCCCAGAATAAA ACTAACTGCTCCTAAAATACCGGAGGGTGAGAAAGTAGATTTTGAT GACatccaaaagaaaaggcagaacaaagaTCTGATTGAACTGCAGGCCTTGATTGACAGCCACTTTGAAgccaggagaaaggaagaggaagagctggTTGCCCTCAAGGAGAGGATT GAGAAGCGCAGAGCTGAAAGAGCAGAGCAACAGAGAATCCGGgctgagaaggagaaagagcGTCAGGCAAGGCTTGCG GAGGAAAAGGCACGGAGAGAGGAAGAAGATGCCAAGAGAAAAGCTGAGGATGATCTCAAGAAGAAGAAGGCTCTGTCCTCCATGGGTGCCACATACAGCAGCTATCTGGCTAAG GCTGAtcagaagagagggaagaagcaaACAGCTAGAGAGACGAAGAAGAAGGTCCTGGCAGAGAGGCGCAAGCCCTTGAACATCGACCACCTTAATGAAGACAAGCTGAG GGACAAGGCTAAGGAACTGTGGGACTGGTTATACCAACTGGAGACTGAAAAGTATGACTTTACAGAGCagatcaagaggaaaaaatacgAG ATTGTCACCCTCAGGAACCGGATCGATCAGGCTCAGAAGCA CAGCAAGAAGGCAGGAGCCAAGGGCAAGGTTGGCGGGCGCTGGAAGTAA
- the TNNT3 gene encoding troponin T, fast skeletal muscle isoform X1, protein MSDTEEVEQGEEEYEEEEEVQEEEVHEPVHEPEEKPRIKLTAPKIPEGEKVDFDDIQKKRQNKDLIELQALIDSHFEARRKEEEELVALKERIEKRRAERAEQQRIRAEKEKERQARLAEEKARREEEDAKRKAEDDLKKKKALSSMGATYSSYLAKADQKRGKKQTARETKKKVLAERRKPLNIDHLNEDKLRDKAKELWDWLYQLETEKYDFTEQIKRKKYEIVTLRNRIDQAQKHSKKAGAKGKVGGRWK, encoded by the exons AAGAGGTTCAAGAAGAAG AAGTCCATGAACCAG TTCATGAGCCAG AGGAGAAGCCCAGAATAAA ACTAACTGCTCCTAAAATACCGGAGGGTGAGAAAGTAGATTTTGAT GACatccaaaagaaaaggcagaacaaagaTCTGATTGAACTGCAGGCCTTGATTGACAGCCACTTTGAAgccaggagaaaggaagaggaagagctggTTGCCCTCAAGGAGAGGATT GAGAAGCGCAGAGCTGAAAGAGCAGAGCAACAGAGAATCCGGgctgagaaggagaaagagcGTCAGGCAAGGCTTGCG GAGGAAAAGGCACGGAGAGAGGAAGAAGATGCCAAGAGAAAAGCTGAGGATGATCTCAAGAAGAAGAAGGCTCTGTCCTCCATGGGTGCCACATACAGCAGCTATCTGGCTAAG GCTGAtcagaagagagggaagaagcaaACAGCTAGAGAGACGAAGAAGAAGGTCCTGGCAGAGAGGCGCAAGCCCTTGAACATCGACCACCTTAATGAAGACAAGCTGAG GGACAAGGCTAAGGAACTGTGGGACTGGTTATACCAACTGGAGACTGAAAAGTATGACTTTACAGAGCagatcaagaggaaaaaatacgAG ATTGTCACCCTCAGGAACCGGATCGATCAGGCTCAGAAGCA CAGCAAGAAGGCAGGAGCCAAGGGCAAGGTTGGCGGGCGCTGGAAGTAA
- the TNNT3 gene encoding troponin T, fast skeletal muscle isoform X5: MSDTEEVEQGEEEYEEEEEVQEEEEKPRIKLTAPKIPEGEKVDFDDIQKKRQNKDLIELQALIDSHFEARRKEEEELVALKERIEKRRAERAEQQRIRAEKEKERQARLAEEKARREEEDAKRKAEDDLKKKKALSSMGATYSSYLAKADQKRGKKQTARETKKKVLAERRKPLNIDHLNEDKLRDKAKELWDWLYQLETEKYDFTEQIKRKKYEIVTLRNRIDQAQKHSKKAGAKGKVGGRWK; this comes from the exons AAGAGGTTCAAGAAGAAG AGGAGAAGCCCAGAATAAA ACTAACTGCTCCTAAAATACCGGAGGGTGAGAAAGTAGATTTTGAT GACatccaaaagaaaaggcagaacaaagaTCTGATTGAACTGCAGGCCTTGATTGACAGCCACTTTGAAgccaggagaaaggaagaggaagagctggTTGCCCTCAAGGAGAGGATT GAGAAGCGCAGAGCTGAAAGAGCAGAGCAACAGAGAATCCGGgctgagaaggagaaagagcGTCAGGCAAGGCTTGCG GAGGAAAAGGCACGGAGAGAGGAAGAAGATGCCAAGAGAAAAGCTGAGGATGATCTCAAGAAGAAGAAGGCTCTGTCCTCCATGGGTGCCACATACAGCAGCTATCTGGCTAAG GCTGAtcagaagagagggaagaagcaaACAGCTAGAGAGACGAAGAAGAAGGTCCTGGCAGAGAGGCGCAAGCCCTTGAACATCGACCACCTTAATGAAGACAAGCTGAG GGACAAGGCTAAGGAACTGTGGGACTGGTTATACCAACTGGAGACTGAAAAGTATGACTTTACAGAGCagatcaagaggaaaaaatacgAG ATTGTCACCCTCAGGAACCGGATCGATCAGGCTCAGAAGCA CAGCAAGAAGGCAGGAGCCAAGGGCAAGGTTGGCGGGCGCTGGAAGTAA
- the TNNT3 gene encoding troponin T, fast skeletal muscle isoform X3, translating to MSDTEEVEQGEEEYEEEEEVQEEEEAPEEEEKPRIKLTAPKIPEGEKVDFDDIQKKRQNKDLIELQALIDSHFEARRKEEEELVALKERIEKRRAERAEQQRIRAEKEKERQARLAEEKARREEEDAKRKAEDDLKKKKALSSMGATYSSYLAKADQKRGKKQTARETKKKVLAERRKPLNIDHLNEDKLRDKAKELWDWLYQLETEKYDFTEQIKRKKYEIVTLRNRIDQAQKHSKKAGAKGKVGGRWK from the exons AAGAGGTTCAAGAAGAAG AGGAAGCCCCTGAAGAAG AGGAGAAGCCCAGAATAAA ACTAACTGCTCCTAAAATACCGGAGGGTGAGAAAGTAGATTTTGAT GACatccaaaagaaaaggcagaacaaagaTCTGATTGAACTGCAGGCCTTGATTGACAGCCACTTTGAAgccaggagaaaggaagaggaagagctggTTGCCCTCAAGGAGAGGATT GAGAAGCGCAGAGCTGAAAGAGCAGAGCAACAGAGAATCCGGgctgagaaggagaaagagcGTCAGGCAAGGCTTGCG GAGGAAAAGGCACGGAGAGAGGAAGAAGATGCCAAGAGAAAAGCTGAGGATGATCTCAAGAAGAAGAAGGCTCTGTCCTCCATGGGTGCCACATACAGCAGCTATCTGGCTAAG GCTGAtcagaagagagggaagaagcaaACAGCTAGAGAGACGAAGAAGAAGGTCCTGGCAGAGAGGCGCAAGCCCTTGAACATCGACCACCTTAATGAAGACAAGCTGAG GGACAAGGCTAAGGAACTGTGGGACTGGTTATACCAACTGGAGACTGAAAAGTATGACTTTACAGAGCagatcaagaggaaaaaatacgAG ATTGTCACCCTCAGGAACCGGATCGATCAGGCTCAGAAGCA CAGCAAGAAGGCAGGAGCCAAGGGCAAGGTTGGCGGGCGCTGGAAGTAA